The Rhodocytophaga rosea genome has a segment encoding these proteins:
- a CDS encoding CBS domain-containing protein, with amino-acid sequence MIAEELINHKIPPLKVTDTADQAKRWMEELRVPQLAVMDGPDYAGLVSEEQIFQHNDLSILLKDVTLFGQDIYVLNFQHFYDILKVALDNNLQVVAVLDEDHRFIGVITVDSTIAAFAQSAVQDPGGIIVLSLSERDYSLTEISRLVESNDAKILSSYVCPDRSDPLKIKLTLKLNRNDISRVAATFERFDYRIVAKFQNAPDKDEDKERLDLLLKYLNM; translated from the coding sequence ATGATTGCAGAAGAGCTCATCAACCATAAAATCCCACCACTCAAAGTGACGGACACTGCTGACCAGGCCAAACGTTGGATGGAAGAACTCCGTGTGCCGCAACTGGCAGTAATGGACGGACCGGATTATGCCGGCTTGGTTAGCGAAGAACAGATTTTTCAGCACAATGATCTTTCTATACTGCTTAAAGATGTAACGCTGTTTGGCCAAGATATTTATGTGCTCAACTTCCAGCATTTTTATGATATATTAAAAGTTGCCTTAGATAATAATTTGCAGGTAGTGGCCGTATTAGATGAAGATCATAGATTTATCGGTGTAATTACAGTGGATAGTACCATAGCAGCTTTCGCCCAGTCGGCAGTGCAGGACCCAGGAGGTATTATTGTATTATCATTGTCTGAGCGGGATTATTCCTTAACAGAAATCAGCCGGCTGGTGGAATCCAACGATGCCAAAATCCTGAGCAGCTATGTTTGCCCGGACCGTTCGGATCCGCTCAAGATCAAACTAACGCTTAAACTCAATAGAAACGATATATCCAGAGTAGCCGCTACCTTCGAACGCTTCGATTACCGGATTGTAGCCAAATTCCAGAATGCACCGGATAAGGATGAAGATAAAGAAAGACTGGATCTGTTGCTAAAATACCTGAATATGTAG
- the porG gene encoding type IX secretion system protein PorG, with the protein MISYESIAQRLEIGAGGGAMLYKGDLAPELIPKFARPGATIFLRHNPGKAISLKYSFSLGRIFADDRETDDNFANQRNRFFNTRITELAATAEYNFLDYRSDKARKPWTPYLFGGIAVYKFDPVENLRPEYKLTQLALPFGVGFKYVLGGQWNLGIEFGARKIFTDYLDDLGGDLNTTNKFQNGNPNDKDMYVFTTLTVSYTFYKIRCPNFY; encoded by the coding sequence TTGATCTCTTATGAGAGTATAGCCCAGCGCCTGGAGATAGGAGCAGGAGGGGGAGCCATGTTATACAAAGGAGATCTGGCCCCTGAACTAATTCCGAAATTTGCCCGTCCGGGAGCTACCATTTTCCTGAGGCACAATCCCGGTAAAGCCATTAGTTTGAAATACAGCTTCTCTCTGGGAAGAATATTTGCCGATGACCGGGAAACTGATGATAACTTTGCTAACCAGCGCAACCGGTTTTTTAACACCCGCATTACTGAACTTGCTGCTACAGCTGAATACAACTTCCTCGATTACCGGAGTGATAAGGCCAGAAAGCCCTGGACACCTTATTTATTTGGCGGTATTGCTGTTTATAAATTCGACCCGGTAGAAAATCTGCGACCTGAGTATAAGCTAACCCAGCTGGCTTTACCTTTTGGCGTAGGCTTTAAATATGTATTGGGTGGACAGTGGAACCTGGGCATCGAATTTGGCGCCAGAAAAATCTTTACAGATTATTTAGATGACCTGGGCGGTGATTTAAATACAACAAATAAATTCCAGAATGGTAATCCCAATGATAAGGATATGTACGTATTTACCACCTTAACAGTAAGCTACACATTTTATAAAATCCGTTGCCCTAATTTTTATTGA
- a CDS encoding isoprenyl transferase produces the protein MKQQIDTNKLPRHIAVIMDGNGRWAKNKGAARVFGHRNAIKAVRETAEACAELGIQYLTLYAFSTENWSRPKEEVDALMQLLVSTIRSETQTLTKNNIKLASIGDIAHLPRVCQKELQEAKDLTRQNTGLTLILALSYSGRWEIIEAVKQIAQEVQKGNLQADEITDEVFAHHLTTKNIPDPELLIRTSGEMRISNFLLWQIAYSELYMPEVLWPDFRREHLYEAILSYQKRERRFGKISEQVKS, from the coding sequence ATGAAACAACAGATTGACACAAACAAGTTACCCAGACATATTGCTGTTATTATGGATGGTAACGGCCGTTGGGCTAAGAATAAAGGGGCAGCCCGGGTATTTGGCCATAGAAATGCAATAAAGGCTGTACGGGAAACGGCCGAAGCTTGTGCTGAACTGGGTATCCAGTATCTGACTTTATACGCTTTTTCTACCGAAAACTGGTCGAGGCCGAAAGAAGAAGTGGATGCGCTGATGCAATTGCTGGTGTCCACCATCCGGAGTGAAACGCAAACATTAACTAAAAATAATATTAAACTTGCTTCTATCGGAGATATTGCCCATCTTCCCAGGGTTTGCCAGAAGGAATTGCAGGAAGCTAAAGATCTTACCAGGCAAAATACTGGCTTAACCCTGATTCTTGCCTTAAGTTACAGCGGCCGATGGGAAATTATAGAAGCAGTAAAGCAGATTGCGCAGGAAGTTCAAAAAGGAAATTTACAGGCAGATGAAATTACAGATGAAGTGTTTGCCCATCATTTAACTACTAAAAATATTCCCGATCCGGAACTACTCATCCGGACCAGCGGCGAAATGCGCATCAGTAATTTTCTGCTCTGGCAGATTGCATACTCAGAGTTATACATGCCTGAGGTTTTGTGGCCCGATTTTAGACGGGAACACCTTTACGAAGCCATTCTTTCTTATCAGAAACGGGAACGCAGGTTTGGTAAAATCAGCGAACAAGTGAAATCCTAA
- a CDS encoding NAD kinase, with translation MKIAIHGRNFKDEAKPYIQEMFEELAARQVEIQVSEIFSHFLHKIGMPKPDSPVFNNRKEIFDADIIFSLGGDGTLLETVTMVGAREIPILGINTGRLGFLATTSPHQVKKAIHSIFNGYYTYDDRTLIKLESDKDVFDGLNYGLNEFTVTKRDSSSMIVVNTYLDGEYLNSYWADGLIVATPTGSTGYSLSCGGPVVMPQSSNFIIAPVSPHNLNVRPLIVSDNSIISFEIQGRSKNYLISLDSRSKVVDASVQLAVKKENFKARLMKLNGDNYLDTLRNKLNWGFDKRN, from the coding sequence ATGAAAATTGCCATTCACGGAAGAAACTTTAAAGATGAAGCAAAGCCATACATTCAGGAAATGTTCGAGGAACTGGCTGCCAGGCAAGTAGAAATCCAGGTATCAGAAATCTTCAGCCATTTCCTCCATAAGATTGGCATGCCAAAACCTGATTCCCCGGTTTTTAACAACAGAAAAGAAATCTTTGATGCCGATATTATTTTCAGCTTGGGCGGCGATGGAACGTTACTGGAAACAGTTACCATGGTAGGAGCCCGTGAAATTCCGATTCTGGGCATCAATACCGGCAGGCTGGGCTTTCTGGCCACTACATCTCCACATCAGGTAAAAAAGGCCATCCATAGTATTTTTAATGGGTATTATACCTATGACGACCGTACGCTCATCAAGCTGGAATCCGACAAAGATGTATTCGATGGCTTAAATTATGGCCTCAATGAATTCACCGTTACCAAACGTGATTCTTCCTCGATGATTGTAGTAAATACCTACCTGGATGGAGAATATCTAAACTCCTATTGGGCAGACGGGCTGATTGTTGCCACACCAACTGGTTCAACCGGATATTCCCTAAGTTGCGGAGGGCCGGTAGTAATGCCACAATCCAGTAATTTTATAATTGCCCCTGTTAGTCCGCACAACCTGAATGTACGGCCACTGATCGTTTCAGACAATAGTATTATCTCTTTTGAGATACAAGGCCGCAGTAAAAATTACCTGATTTCTTTAGACTCGCGTTCAAAAGTAGTAGATGCTTCTGTACAGCTGGCAGTAAAAAAAGAAAATTTTAAGGCCAGATTGATGAAATTAAACGGAGATAATTACTTGGATACTTTGCGAAATAAACTGAACTGGGGCTTTGATAAAAGGAATTAA
- a CDS encoding alpha/beta fold hydrolase → MALNVKQEGGFNYIDEGKGEVLLLLHGLFGALSNWESVVNTFSVNHRVLIPVMPIYESPIKSASLDGLVTFIEQFVAYKSLENLTLLGNSLGGHVALIYTLHNPDNVKRLVLTGSSGLFENAMGGSFPKRGSYDYIKERVEYTFYAPATASKELVDEVFDITKDIPKCMRIVAIAKSAQRHNMAKEITKITAPTLLVWGLNDTITPPIVAHEFNKLIPNSELRFIDKCGHAPMMEHPEKFNYLLTKFMEVEQLA, encoded by the coding sequence ATGGCTCTGAATGTTAAACAGGAAGGTGGATTTAATTATATAGATGAAGGCAAGGGAGAAGTGCTGTTGCTGTTGCATGGCTTATTTGGCGCATTAAGCAACTGGGAAAGTGTGGTAAATACGTTCTCTGTCAATCACCGGGTGTTGATACCGGTGATGCCTATTTATGAAAGCCCTATCAAATCTGCCAGTCTGGATGGGCTGGTTACATTTATCGAACAATTTGTTGCCTATAAATCTCTGGAAAATCTCACATTACTGGGCAATTCTCTGGGAGGTCATGTTGCCCTGATCTATACCTTGCATAATCCGGATAATGTGAAGCGGTTAGTGCTTACCGGCAGTTCAGGCCTGTTTGAGAATGCCATGGGAGGTTCGTTTCCTAAACGGGGAAGTTATGATTACATCAAGGAAAGAGTAGAATATACTTTTTATGCTCCTGCTACAGCCAGCAAAGAACTCGTAGATGAGGTGTTTGATATTACAAAGGATATACCTAAATGTATGCGTATTGTGGCCATTGCCAAATCGGCACAACGGCATAATATGGCGAAAGAGATTACGAAAATTACTGCCCCTACCTTACTGGTATGGGGATTGAATGATACAATTACCCCACCTATTGTAGCGCATGAGTTTAATAAACTCATTCCTAATTCCGAGCTCCGGTTTATTGATAAATGTGGCCATGCACCTATGATGGAGCACCCCGAAAAGTTTAATTACCTGCTCACTAAGTTTATGGAAGTTGAACAGCTCGCCTGA
- a CDS encoding IS5 family transposase has protein sequence MQERFFELTDCEWEIIKEVVDNQRKIKHDKRVILNAILWLLTTGSQWRNMESKYPPWQTIYYHYRQWKKRGIIEELLAFLAIRERKKAGRQALPSVLAIDSQSVKIVQFTSQDKGIDGNKKVNGRKRHLAVDCLGIPWAVHVTAAHVSDTTAGYELAAKLKGKSCRLHTLKADNGYKDTFVEEIERDYGWKVEIVQKPESVKGFVPAGGRWVVERSYGWLNFKRRLSRDFEKSTESSEAMLQLAFIDTLLKRKPV, from the coding sequence ATGCAAGAAAGATTCTTCGAACTCACTGATTGTGAGTGGGAAATTATCAAGGAAGTAGTAGATAACCAAAGAAAAATCAAACATGACAAACGTGTTATTCTTAATGCTATTCTATGGCTACTTACTACAGGTAGTCAATGGCGCAACATGGAAAGTAAATACCCACCCTGGCAAACCATTTATTACCATTACAGGCAGTGGAAGAAGCGAGGCATCATCGAAGAGCTGTTGGCTTTTTTAGCAATCAGAGAAAGAAAAAAAGCAGGCCGACAAGCCTTGCCAAGCGTGTTAGCTATTGATAGTCAAAGTGTAAAGATTGTACAGTTTACTTCCCAAGACAAGGGCATAGATGGCAACAAAAAGGTGAATGGCAGAAAAAGACATCTAGCAGTGGATTGTTTAGGTATTCCTTGGGCTGTGCATGTAACAGCCGCCCATGTGTCAGACACTACAGCCGGTTATGAGTTAGCAGCTAAGCTGAAGGGTAAGTCTTGCCGCCTACATACACTAAAAGCAGATAATGGCTACAAAGATACCTTTGTAGAAGAGATAGAAAGAGACTATGGATGGAAGGTAGAAATTGTACAAAAGCCTGAAAGCGTAAAGGGCTTTGTGCCGGCAGGAGGCCGTTGGGTGGTAGAACGCAGTTACGGATGGCTCAATTTTAAGCGTAGATTGAGCCGTGACTTTGAGAAAAGCACAGAAAGTTCGGAAGCTATGCTACAATTAGCCTTTATTGACACACTGCTTAAAAGAAAACCAGTATAA
- a CDS encoding serine hydrolase → MSCTSESKEGNANKTTQINTAFSRELIDQQVYNLMDSANIPGLALGVIQQGKIVYTKGYGLLKSDSTAKVDEHTVFDAASLSKPVFGYAVFKLMEEGKLSLDTPLYTYLPYPDIAYDDRYKKITARMVLSHTTGFPNWRGGDKLKIQFTPGEKFSYSGEGFVYLQRVVEKITGKPLNEVMQEKVFTPLGMKCSSYIWQKDFDTNFAFPHSNFGHPFEKNKSDHANAAYSLQTTAQDYATFLLAIIHHTGISDSTVQQMLTRQIAVPVADSANAPLSTEVGWGLGFGLEQTEAGNVFWHWGDNGTYKCYVAVDKEAGNGMIYFTNSFNGLGIMQEMVQQVIPGKHPAVDFLDYDWYKAPNSLFARDIPSKGVAAAIAPFLDEKGNSTIEEEQMNWIGNQLLNRGKVKEAIEVFELNLKAYPASANTYADYAIALLRNGDREKAISTLNKSLQIKADNFKVKQMLAGLEKSQRKQGNTIITLKGYSNAKLVTLAGSFNDWNDLHTFFRKNGDVWECAVELSPGTYTYKIVKDGEWMLDPNNASTLKDEGGYTNSVLIIK, encoded by the coding sequence ATGAGTTGTACCTCTGAATCAAAAGAAGGGAACGCTAATAAAACCACTCAAATAAACACAGCATTTTCCAGGGAACTTATAGATCAGCAGGTGTATAACTTGATGGATAGTGCAAATATACCTGGATTGGCATTAGGCGTTATCCAGCAAGGGAAAATTGTGTATACAAAAGGATATGGGTTACTAAAATCCGATTCAACTGCCAAAGTAGATGAGCATACTGTTTTTGATGCGGCTTCGCTGAGTAAACCGGTTTTTGGATATGCCGTATTTAAATTGATGGAGGAAGGTAAATTGAGCTTAGATACGCCATTGTACACCTACCTGCCCTATCCGGATATTGCCTATGACGACAGGTATAAAAAAATTACGGCCCGCATGGTGCTGAGTCATACCACTGGTTTTCCTAACTGGCGAGGCGGAGATAAGCTAAAAATCCAGTTCACCCCTGGTGAAAAGTTTTCTTATTCCGGAGAAGGATTTGTATACCTGCAAAGAGTCGTAGAGAAAATTACCGGCAAGCCACTCAATGAAGTAATGCAGGAGAAAGTATTTACACCCTTGGGCATGAAATGCAGCAGTTATATCTGGCAAAAAGATTTTGATACCAATTTTGCTTTCCCACATAGTAATTTTGGCCATCCTTTCGAAAAAAATAAATCAGATCATGCCAATGCAGCTTATTCCTTGCAAACCACCGCCCAGGATTATGCCACTTTCTTACTGGCTATTATTCATCATACAGGTATAAGTGATAGTACTGTTCAGCAGATGCTTACCAGGCAAATAGCCGTTCCTGTCGCAGACTCTGCCAATGCACCTCTTTCTACAGAAGTAGGCTGGGGATTAGGATTTGGGCTGGAGCAGACAGAGGCGGGAAACGTATTCTGGCATTGGGGCGATAATGGTACTTATAAATGTTATGTGGCTGTAGACAAAGAGGCTGGGAACGGAATGATTTATTTCACCAATAGTTTTAATGGCTTAGGAATCATGCAGGAGATGGTGCAACAAGTAATTCCCGGCAAGCATCCTGCGGTTGATTTTTTAGACTATGACTGGTACAAAGCACCTAATAGCCTATTTGCCAGAGATATTCCATCGAAAGGTGTTGCGGCCGCCATTGCCCCTTTTCTGGATGAAAAAGGCAATTCTACAATTGAAGAGGAGCAAATGAACTGGATTGGGAACCAGTTGCTCAACAGAGGTAAAGTAAAGGAAGCAATTGAGGTATTTGAACTAAATCTAAAAGCTTATCCTGCTTCTGCGAATACATATGCTGATTATGCGATTGCCTTGTTGCGAAACGGAGACAGAGAGAAAGCTATTTCCACGCTTAACAAATCTTTACAAATAAAGGCAGATAATTTCAAAGTTAAACAAATGCTGGCCGGACTTGAAAAATCGCAACGCAAACAGGGCAACACTATAATAACCTTAAAAGGATATTCTAATGCAAAACTAGTAACCCTGGCTGGTAGTTTTAATGACTGGAACGATCTTCACACGTTTTTCCGAAAGAATGGCGATGTATGGGAATGTGCTGTTGAACTATCTCCCGGAACCTATACCTACAAAATTGTAAAAGACGGAGAATGGATGCTTGACCCCAACAATGCTTCTACCTTGAAAGATGAGGGAGGCTATACGAACTCAGTGCTGATTATAAAATGA
- the bamA gene encoding outer membrane protein assembly factor BamA, with protein MKKLFIFIAALFIILPFLSQAQTDINYGDPKEYEIADITVSGRQFLDPNALISITGLKVGDKIRVPGDDITSAIKRLWEQGILGDVRISASKIEGEKIYLDVFLKERPRLSRFTFKGIKKGEIDALTEKIKLIRGKVVDDALIKNTQLTIKKHFVEKGFLNTSVNMVQVEDSARANTITLKINVDKKTKVKINELAINGNEVFSDRKLHRKLKKTKQKNLFRIFTPSKYIATQYEEDKKKLISFYNSEGYRDAIITSDTVYAHDGKTINIAINLEEGQKYYYRNVAWEGNYVYTDEQLATVLGIKKGDVYNIEELEKKLTYNPTGTDITSLYMDDGYLFFNVDPVEAAIIGDSVDLEMRITEGPQATIREVRITGNTRTSDHVVLREIRTLPGQKFNRSLLIRTQREISTLGYFNPETVNPVPIPNPSDGTVDIEYQLEERPSDQIELSGGWGGGGRNGYGVGFVGTLGVVFNNFSTRKLFKWGQWGGVLPSGDGQRLAVRFQASGRQFQTYSFTFTEPWLGGRRRNTFTLGLNHTVQRPGEGYYGQLYGYSKNSLFQISGLSLGLSKLLNVPDNYFALSNSISYQIYRTRDYDYFRLNTDAGKNFTSHNVTFNTTLSRNSIDNPIFPRRGSSVSLSATFTPPYSIARSGETSKQQQYTTAEYHKWMFDSNWITPIGLGGKLVLSTRAHMGFLGVYRRGNQYTTFERFVLGGSGMAGQGGFYLARDIIGLRGYTDNSLSGDNGQGGIVYNKYVMEMRYLISPNPSATIFVLGFLEGGNNWSNYSEFNPFKINRSAGVGARINMAAFGLIGIDWAYGFDTLPGSTKRSGPQFHFTIGQQFR; from the coding sequence ATGAAGAAATTATTCATTTTCATTGCGGCATTATTTATCATTCTGCCATTCTTATCCCAGGCTCAAACCGACATTAACTACGGCGATCCCAAAGAGTACGAAATCGCCGACATTACCGTGAGTGGTCGTCAGTTCCTCGATCCTAATGCCCTTATTTCGATTACTGGCCTCAAAGTAGGAGATAAAATCAGGGTGCCCGGTGATGATATTACCTCTGCTATTAAACGGTTATGGGAACAGGGAATTCTGGGCGATGTACGGATTTCTGCTTCTAAAATCGAAGGTGAAAAAATCTACCTGGATGTGTTTTTGAAAGAACGCCCCAGGCTCTCCAGGTTTACCTTCAAAGGAATTAAAAAAGGCGAAATAGATGCTCTTACGGAGAAGATCAAACTGATCCGGGGAAAAGTAGTAGATGATGCCCTGATTAAAAATACCCAGCTTACCATTAAAAAGCATTTTGTAGAAAAGGGTTTCCTGAACACATCGGTAAATATGGTGCAGGTAGAAGATAGTGCACGGGCCAATACCATTACGCTCAAGATCAATGTAGATAAGAAAACAAAAGTAAAGATCAATGAGCTGGCTATTAATGGCAATGAGGTCTTTTCTGACAGGAAGCTGCACCGCAAACTAAAAAAGACCAAACAGAAAAATCTCTTTCGCATATTTACCCCCTCCAAATACATTGCTACCCAGTACGAAGAAGATAAGAAGAAATTAATTTCTTTTTACAATTCTGAAGGCTACCGGGATGCCATAATTACCTCAGATACGGTATATGCCCATGATGGAAAAACCATCAATATTGCCATCAATCTGGAAGAAGGCCAGAAATATTATTACCGTAATGTAGCCTGGGAAGGCAATTATGTTTATACAGATGAGCAACTGGCAACGGTGCTGGGTATCAAAAAAGGGGATGTATATAATATAGAAGAACTCGAAAAGAAACTCACCTATAATCCGACAGGTACTGATATTACCTCACTATATATGGATGATGGCTATCTGTTCTTTAACGTAGACCCAGTAGAGGCTGCCATTATCGGTGATTCTGTAGATCTGGAAATGAGAATTACAGAAGGTCCTCAGGCTACTATACGCGAAGTACGAATTACTGGAAATACCCGTACCAGCGACCATGTAGTGCTGAGAGAGATCCGTACCTTGCCTGGACAGAAATTCAACCGCTCATTGCTGATTCGTACACAGCGGGAGATTTCTACCTTAGGATACTTCAATCCGGAAACAGTAAATCCGGTGCCGATCCCTAACCCTTCGGATGGAACGGTTGATATTGAATACCAGCTGGAAGAACGGCCCAGTGACCAGATTGAACTCTCAGGAGGCTGGGGTGGCGGAGGACGCAATGGCTATGGTGTAGGTTTTGTAGGAACGCTGGGGGTAGTGTTTAATAACTTTTCTACCCGCAAATTATTTAAATGGGGTCAGTGGGGTGGCGTACTTCCTTCCGGTGATGGCCAGCGTTTGGCAGTCCGTTTCCAGGCCAGTGGCCGCCAGTTCCAGACGTATTCATTCACCTTTACCGAACCCTGGCTGGGCGGCAGAAGAAGGAATACGTTTACCCTTGGATTGAATCATACCGTACAGCGGCCGGGAGAAGGCTATTATGGACAATTATATGGATATAGTAAAAATAGTTTATTCCAGATATCAGGCCTTTCTCTGGGTTTGAGTAAACTGCTTAATGTGCCAGATAATTATTTTGCGTTAAGCAATTCCATTTCTTACCAGATCTACCGGACCCGGGATTACGATTATTTCAGGTTAAATACAGACGCAGGAAAGAATTTTACTTCACACAATGTTACTTTTAACACTACACTTTCCAGGAATAGTATAGATAATCCAATCTTCCCTAGGAGAGGTTCGTCTGTCTCATTAAGTGCTACTTTTACGCCACCTTACTCCATTGCCCGTAGTGGCGAAACTTCTAAGCAACAACAGTATACTACAGCAGAATATCACAAATGGATGTTCGACTCCAACTGGATTACTCCTATTGGATTGGGTGGTAAATTAGTGTTAAGCACCAGGGCGCATATGGGTTTCCTTGGCGTATATAGAAGGGGAAATCAATACACTACTTTTGAACGCTTTGTGTTAGGTGGTTCAGGCATGGCTGGTCAGGGAGGTTTTTATTTGGCCCGTGATATTATAGGTTTACGTGGATATACTGATAATTCATTGAGTGGCGATAACGGACAGGGTGGTATAGTGTATAATAAATATGTGATGGAGATGCGCTACCTGATCTCTCCGAATCCTTCGGCTACGATTTTTGTGCTGGGCTTCCTGGAAGGGGGTAACAACTGGAGCAATTATTCTGAGTTTAATCCGTTTAAAATTAACAGGTCTGCTGGAGTGGGTGCCAGAATCAATATGGCTGCCTTTGGTTTAATTGGTATTGACTGGGCCTATGGCTTTGATACCCTGCCAGGCTCAACCAAACGCAGTGGTCCGCAATTCCACTTTACCATCGGTCAGCAGTTCCGTTAA
- a CDS encoding DUF6089 family protein → MRKHTILFILVAFVFTSSQVFAQRYTKSKRYTSIGGGLSAMNYFGDITPSSSFTSADIQFTRPNLSLHIMRRLTPRFSAKAAFAWGRLKGDDFLSADPSDKNGRYRYIRNAHFRNDIKEFSVVGMLDLFENRNTFLRRPNFVPYAFAGIAVFHHNPKARTPEDMGRNWVALQPLGTEGQFLTGPGSEKYPDPYKRIQISIPAGIGLRYKLSPRIDLAFEVGYRFTFFDYLDDVSGNYPDLNVLRTQKGDLAYKMSDRALETVAANTGDARSVDRVLTDLYGGPSNGIVTLTYVDDNGNPVPFTHTTVNGYGRRGDQRGKPSENDWYLVTGFHINYILIKGVRCPKFR, encoded by the coding sequence ATGAGAAAACATACTATACTATTCATTCTGGTTGCGTTTGTATTCACATCGTCCCAGGTATTTGCCCAGCGATATACCAAAAGCAAACGTTACACAAGTATAGGAGGTGGTTTAAGTGCAATGAATTATTTTGGGGATATCACGCCTAGTTCCTCTTTTACCAGTGCAGATATTCAGTTTACACGACCCAACCTTAGTCTGCACATCATGCGTCGTTTAACACCCCGGTTTAGTGCCAAAGCAGCTTTTGCCTGGGGGCGTTTAAAAGGAGATGATTTTCTATCAGCAGATCCTTCAGACAAAAACGGCCGGTATAGATATATTAGAAATGCTCATTTCAGGAACGATATTAAGGAATTTTCAGTAGTAGGTATGCTGGATTTGTTTGAAAACCGCAATACATTCCTGCGCAGGCCCAATTTTGTACCTTATGCGTTTGCCGGAATTGCTGTTTTTCACCACAATCCAAAGGCAAGAACGCCTGAAGATATGGGAAGAAATTGGGTAGCTTTACAACCTTTAGGCACTGAAGGACAATTTCTAACTGGCCCTGGTTCAGAGAAATATCCTGATCCATACAAACGTATACAAATTTCTATACCAGCAGGTATTGGTCTACGTTATAAATTATCTCCCCGAATTGATCTGGCATTTGAAGTAGGTTACCGGTTTACTTTCTTTGATTACTTGGATGATGTGAGTGGAAACTATCCTGATCTGAATGTGCTGAGAACACAAAAAGGGGACCTGGCATATAAGATGTCGGATCGTGCGCTTGAAACAGTAGCTGCTAATACAGGAGATGCCAGAAGTGTGGATAGGGTATTAACAGACCTTTATGGTGGCCCTTCTAATGGAATTGTAACTCTTACATATGTTGATGATAATGGAAATCCAGTTCCTTTTACCCATACTACTGTAAATGGCTATGGTCGTCGAGGAGATCAAAGAGGAAAACCAAGCGAAAATGACTGGTATCTGGTTACTGGTTTTCACATTAATTATATTCTGATCAAGGGGGTACGTTGTCCGAAATTCAGATAA
- a CDS encoding anthranilate synthase component II → MILLLDNLDSFTYNLADYIRQGGEECLVLRNTVPISQIKKQAYKAIVLSPGPQTPERAGNMMEVIHYYIQQIPVLGICLGHQAIGIYFGASLVKAVQPMHGKISSVSLEQDELFEQIPSPTNVVRYHSLILEDLPASLETIAHTAEHEIMAIRHKTLPVRGIQFHPEAALTVDGIKMIENWIKFNKLADQSF, encoded by the coding sequence ATGATTCTGCTGTTAGATAACCTGGATTCTTTCACCTACAATCTGGCTGATTATATCAGGCAGGGTGGGGAAGAGTGTCTGGTACTGCGCAATACAGTCCCCATCAGCCAGATTAAAAAGCAGGCATACAAAGCGATTGTACTATCCCCCGGTCCACAGACACCAGAACGTGCCGGAAATATGATGGAAGTAATTCATTATTACATTCAACAAATTCCTGTATTAGGAATATGCTTAGGACATCAGGCTATTGGGATTTATTTTGGCGCTTCCCTGGTAAAGGCGGTTCAACCAATGCATGGAAAAATATCTTCAGTTTCTCTGGAGCAAGATGAATTGTTTGAGCAGATACCATCGCCAACAAATGTGGTCCGGTATCATTCATTGATTCTGGAAGATTTACCTGCCAGTCTGGAAACTATTGCTCATACAGCGGAACATGAGATTATGGCTATCCGGCATAAAACCTTACCGGTGAGGGGTATACAATTTCACCCGGAAGCCGCCCTCACTGTAGATGGGATAAAAATGATAGAAAACTGGATAAAATTTAATAAGTTAGCAGACCAAAGTTTTTAA